The Amphiura filiformis chromosome 15, Afil_fr2py, whole genome shotgun sequence region AAATCATAACATTTGTAAAAGGACTGCAACTTCATATTGATTAATTTCATgctattgttattttcatttgaCAGATGAGGAGACAAATCTGTCCCAGTATTCTGCAATTGAGAATGGTGATATGGTGGCAGTATATGTTGACCATTTCTGGAAATCCAGTCCCCTGATTGGACAGGTAGTTGATGTCAACATGGAGGAAGGTATCATTGTGATCCAGTGGTTCTACGCATCCTGGTATGTATCCTGGTCTGGAAAGTGTGGGCCACTGTTTCTTGGAGGAGGAGCCCACAAGCAGCCCAAGACCGAGTGTCTGAACATAAGGTCTGTGTTGCTGTGGGGATTTAAACTTACTCCAGCAAAATACTTAAAGTCTGCCACTGTGGTCAAATTGAAGAGAGCCTACAAGGAGATATATCAACAGCAACATTTGAACATCAATTAATGCTACAGCCTATGTGAGGACACACAACTGGGCAGTAGACATGTAGCAGAGCAATGGAAAAATAACTTTGATTTCTGTGatacttatttgattttaaatcaaacattaaagctgaatttatactcgatcgcttttgcagaaaagcgattctcacgcatgctcagtatttacttacatttccagagagTCAAGCcaatcaatcgattcaaatcgctgaggcaaaaacgatgttgcttttgcgagttgaagaaatctcaacttcccagcgatattgcttgacacgtgaatgcatcaaccaatcatttccaaccaactggatctattattttgctaattaatttatctttctcgattattaactttcgatgatgaattaattcaaaacaataattattgacataaatggatgttctaaaaatgtattttgtgacatttcgaacattttaattgtcgtctgcaatcgccatcgccgtgataagtataaatgcaaaagcgacgattgcccatcgcttttcaaaagcgttttaTCACAATTGCttggcgattgagtataaattcagcttaacacgTTCTATAATCAATTCTCATTTGAATATTTGCTAACAAATATATATGGTATGTAAGCCATGAGCCTTGTCTACTGCCAGAATGATTATCAATGGTACAAACTGGACTATCCTCTACCCAAAATGACAAAGATCTACGTAGATGTTACATTCACAATTCTTAAGCTATACTTAATACATTATAATGCTAGTTGCTACACAGTGTTTCAAGGTTTCACTCTCCTCTGGCAGCCGATTACCTGGTCCAGAGCTCTGCTCAGTTGGTAATTCACTTCTTTGAGGTGTATGTGTTACGAGGGTGATCAatcagaaattggcctaactttACTAGTGTCCTGTGTTAagaatgttaaccgcaatccaaagtcagtagtccacttgggaagctaacagacaggggagtatggtgactgaaaagatcagatgtgaaaatctatcaattgcacacaaattaatacaaatcatttATGcctaatgtaatagccagagtatgcaaaatgggcaagtggactacagagcaGTCTAGCATGCAgaaatgaaaaggtggtctattcttgtaaTTAAAgtaaaacaataaattaattaaaatcgCATTCCGTATTTAacgggaagggctttgagactaaCTATCAAGATTAAacattaagatggcctaatcactgcGTATCATTGGCGCATGATAagtctgttgtcattgatagattgactctgtggaaaggcttgaaaatgagggagtttcgtaaaagaATTTTATTTGGTGGTTTTGTTGCGTTATTTTCAAATTGAGTCTCATTCATTCTGTGCTAAAAacaaaaatggtacattttctggcTGGAagtaaatttgatgaggaatccaaTCACTTACTTTTTTGTACGGGTTAGAGTTAATATGcttatttatatacctcatatatagattcctgtcatctgattggttgaaagtgcagtcatggaattaactatgccctcaaaatgaactatggtccggtcatggaaatgaactatggactggTCATGTGCGTCCCGATGTTTGAGTTCACCTttagcctataattttaactatgTCCTTCATAGcaatcaatatttgtatattaaaaagTGTGTTTAATTGTTTTATAAAAGTTATCTATTTTGGAGATATGAAAATTGCCAAACAACTGCAAATTATTTTCTCCCAACCTCATACACCTTACTCTCCTCTAGCCAAAAATACAATCGTTtattttcatattcatattacatAATATATAAATTAGCAGTGTAATATttgacaaacaatttttttatcacCCTGTACAGCTTCTAGGCAACCATTTAATGTGTCAGAATATGGGTAGTTAGGTTGCTTagaccttcagctttccaaaagtGTATACTTTTGCTGGTTTAGGGTGGATAatatggagatattctaatttatATCTCGACATGAAATGATAATAGAATGAAGATGGATACTACACAGACTACACCCTCCATGTTGGTCTTCTTGTAAAGCCTAGTTTTAACCTCTTTCCATTTGACAATCATATGCAAAGTCTTATTACCATGAAACTTGAAACAGATCCATGGAAATTATCATATGGATGTCATGTTGAAGGTCAAGtactgaggtcaaatgtcatttaagGTGAAGTTGTTACAAtgacaatttcaaaattggtcttaatttgCCAAGTTTAAGTCCAATTGCCATGATACCTGCAACATAGATTCAATAGCCTTTATGAGCAATAAGGTCAAGGTCATTTGAGATCAAGTtggaaaatattatataacaatCTAAACTTGCTCAAAATTGTTCATGTTTTACAAAGCTGAAATCCAGTTGCTTGAAACTTGGAACATCTATGAATAAAATCAACATTCTAATGATCATGTTTGGGTTATCGCAAAATTGGGCGAGACTTCGTTCGAGAACTGCTGCTTGCCTAAATTTTTCACTTTGTTCAAccataacattttcaaacttaCCCCTGCGTATAGCCCTGTACTGTAATAATAATGCTATTTTTGGATTCTTTGATGAAAGCTTTcttaaaaatatatacttttgctAGGGTAGGGTGCATACTTTTTGAATTATTTAACTTAAATGTGCGAAGGTGTATAAACGTGAAATATCAGACATGCCACAAAAAAGTTACCATGTTACGATGCATGACGTTATAAAGCTTGAAATACAGCCTTAATTTGCGTAGTTTGATTAAAATTGAATATTGTTTTGGATGTTGTTCAGCCAAGTTTAATCCAACAAATATATCTCTATGAACAATTTCAAGATTTGCAAGGatttattttcattaattttgcatatcgtcagcctgctacgctagcAGCATTCtccattaacttgtggaatacgatgtattccacaagttaatgaaaaatgcggctgaaaatttgattaattattggtttattactcagaaaatcaaaattgcaaatgag contains the following coding sequences:
- the LOC140171748 gene encoding uncharacterized protein encodes the protein MTIAAAAGSQDGALQPTGVDDALPESMEPIWRKLNKPMQPMTIGSQGKSSKSQHQSRHMFDPGHDEDDHLEEVTGDPLDKKDENIHEAELENSYEDEETNLSQYSAIENGDMVAVYVDHFWKSSPLIGQVVDVNMEEGIIVIQWFYASWYVSWSGKCGPLFLGGGAHKQPKTECLNIRSVLLWGFKLTPAKYLKSATVVKLKRAYKEIYQQQHLNIN